In Anaerolineales bacterium, one DNA window encodes the following:
- a CDS encoding uroporphyrinogen-III synthase has protein sequence MKILITRPRAQADEFAEKLRSVGFEPISFPVIEIQPIGNNLALERALEKLNCYEWVVFTSVNAVEVFFSPSSPALLPKEKGVPSPFGRGQGEGTKVAAIGPKTAEALRVRGVMPDFVPEEYVAEAILPGLGDLQGKWVLLPRAEIARKALPEAIADAGGIAHEIAVYKTLPTEPAPEGIAVLKSGVDVVTLTSPSTVQNFVAICKQNGLDPLNLPNNPLFACIGPITEQAAKEEGLVKLVVAKEYTTDGLIEAITHTEKS, from the coding sequence ATGAAAATCCTCATCACACGCCCCCGCGCTCAAGCCGATGAATTCGCAGAAAAACTGCGTTCTGTAGGCTTCGAACCGATCTCTTTTCCCGTCATTGAAATTCAGCCGATTGGAAATAACCTCGCACTGGAACGCGCACTCGAGAAATTGAATTGCTATGAGTGGGTGGTTTTTACATCGGTGAATGCGGTTGAGGTGTTTTTTTCTCCCTCATCCCCAGCCCTTCTCCCGAAGGAGAAGGGAGTCCCCTCTCCCTTCGGGAGAGGGCAGGGTGAGGGCACGAAAGTCGCCGCCATCGGACCGAAAACTGCCGAAGCCCTGCGAGTGCGCGGTGTGATGCCCGATTTTGTCCCTGAGGAATATGTAGCGGAGGCGATCCTGCCTGGCTTGGGAGATTTGCAAGGCAAGTGGGTCTTGCTCCCGCGCGCTGAGATTGCCCGTAAAGCCTTGCCCGAAGCGATTGCGGATGCTGGCGGAATCGCTCACGAGATTGCAGTTTATAAAACCTTGCCCACGGAACCTGCTCCCGAAGGAATCGCTGTGTTGAAATCAGGTGTGGATGTTGTGACCCTGACCAGCCCATCCACTGTTCAAAATTTCGTTGCCATCTGCAAACAAAACGGACTCGATCCATTGAACCTTCCAAACAATCCGTTATTCGCCTGCATTGGTCCCATCACCGAACAAGCTGCAAAAGAGGAAGGGTTGGTCAAACTTGTTGTTGCGAAAGAATACACAACCGATGGGTTGATCGAAGCGATTACACATACGGAGAAATCATGA
- the hemG gene encoding protoporphyrinogen oxidase, whose translation MNRIIVIGGGIAGLSAAYYAQKKIPDTHITLIESASHWGGKIITDRVAFDDGQFIIEGGPDTFLASKPWGVALCRELGLGERLHGTNQNQKNTYVLNKGRLLPLPEGLAMMIPSDVPSILRSRLISWFGKTRMGFDFLLPAKNVNPDKTGASGDESLGSFVSRRLGREAYENLIEPLMSGIYAGDGDQLSLASTFPYLRDLETKYGSLARGALEMRKKSNGKAVQGSRSAFLTPTTGLAEIVEALVAHLQSHHVDLRLNTNVQTLKRSNVETWHVTLDTETLDADGLILATPAYVSGRLLASFDPELASALESIPYASTATVSIAYRLSDVPRDLDGYGYVIPRREGRKALACTWTSTKFPHRAPEGYALIRVFVGRAGQDIPWNENDLLELSKEEMKLTLGITAEPLLSRVFLWAKAMPQYNLGHPEILKRIDAALEKHPGLALAGNGYRGIGIPDCIHSGEVAVERVLKFSRSNVETLQPSS comes from the coding sequence ATGAATCGAATCATTGTCATCGGCGGCGGGATCGCAGGTCTTTCTGCTGCCTATTACGCACAGAAAAAAATTCCCGATACACATATCACCCTGATCGAATCTGCTTCACACTGGGGTGGCAAGATCATCACGGATCGCGTTGCTTTCGATGATGGTCAATTCATCATCGAAGGCGGACCCGACACCTTTCTCGCCAGCAAACCCTGGGGCGTGGCGCTGTGCAGGGAACTCGGTCTTGGCGAGCGGTTGCATGGCACGAATCAAAACCAAAAGAACACTTATGTTCTCAACAAAGGGCGTTTGTTGCCGTTGCCTGAAGGTCTTGCCATGATGATTCCCTCAGATGTGCCATCCATTCTGCGTTCGCGTCTCATTTCATGGTTTGGCAAAACGCGTATGGGGTTCGATTTTCTGCTACCAGCAAAAAATGTCAACCCCGATAAGACTGGGGCAAGTGGCGATGAATCACTCGGCTCATTTGTCAGTCGTCGGTTGGGGCGTGAGGCGTACGAGAATCTCATCGAGCCGCTCATGTCTGGCATTTACGCGGGTGATGGCGATCAACTTTCGCTGGCATCCACCTTTCCTTATCTGCGCGATCTCGAAACTAAATATGGCAGCCTCGCCCGCGGCGCGCTTGAAATGCGCAAAAAATCCAACGGCAAAGCCGTGCAGGGTTCGCGCTCCGCGTTTCTCACGCCCACAACCGGGCTGGCGGAAATCGTCGAAGCCCTTGTAGCGCACCTTCAATCGCATCACGTAGATTTACGCCTGAACACCAACGTTCAAACGTTAAAACGTTCAAACGTTGAGACATGGCACGTGACACTGGACACCGAAACACTTGACGCTGACGGACTCATCCTCGCCACTCCCGCCTATGTCAGCGGACGACTGCTCGCCTCTTTCGACCCCGAACTTGCCTCTGCCCTTGAAAGCATTCCCTACGCCTCGACCGCCACCGTCTCCATCGCCTACCGCCTGAGCGATGTTCCCCGTGATCTCGACGGTTACGGCTACGTCATCCCGCGCCGCGAAGGACGCAAAGCTCTCGCCTGCACATGGACATCCACCAAATTCCCGCACCGCGCGCCTGAAGGATATGCATTGATCCGAGTATTTGTCGGGCGGGCAGGACAAGACATCCCCTGGAATGAAAATGATTTGTTGGAATTATCCAAAGAAGAAATGAAATTGACTTTGGGCATTACCGCCGAACCGCTTCTCTCCCGCGTCTTCCTGTGGGCTAAAGCCATGCCGCAATACAATCTGGGTCATCCCGAAATTCTCAAACGCATTGACGCCGCACTCGAAAAACATCCTGGTCTAGCTTTGGCTGGCAATGGCTATCGCGGCATCGGTATCCCTGATTGCATTCATTCGGGTGAAGTGGCTGTAGAACGCGTTCTCAAATTTTCACGTTCAAACGTTGAAACGTTACAACCTTCAAGCTAA
- a CDS encoding TIGR04053 family radical SAM/SPASM domain-containing protein: MSTENLTPRAASERTMHNERMVHADFNMAPFTIAWEVTRACAYACVHCRADAMHTPDPNELNTEEALRLIDRLADFGSPILIFTGGDPMMRRDLHELIAYATQKGLRCSLTPTATALPTTARLEKVRDAGIRRIALSLDAPRPEIHDEFRQVKGSWQRTMDILHRAQSIGVSVQVNTTVAKHNVDILDEMVPFLQEVGAVQWSLFFLVPTGRAQVKNMISAEEHERTFNWLYDLSKTAPFDIKSTAAPMYRRVAIERKRAEQGGDNPVTFQGAGFQYADGLNRPTRGVNDGNGFLFISHVGDIQPSGFLPLTAGNVRTDDVIDVYRNSQLFTDLRTPDKIKGRCGICEYRDVCGGQRGRAYGVTGDYLESDPACVYIPQGA; encoded by the coding sequence ATGTCAACAGAAAACCTAACTCCCCGCGCCGCATCTGAACGAACGATGCACAACGAACGCATGGTACATGCCGATTTCAATATGGCGCCCTTCACCATCGCCTGGGAAGTGACGCGTGCCTGCGCGTATGCCTGTGTCCATTGCCGCGCAGATGCGATGCACACGCCCGACCCGAACGAGTTGAATACGGAAGAAGCGCTGCGCCTCATCGACCGTCTGGCAGATTTTGGTTCCCCGATTTTGATCTTCACGGGCGGCGATCCGATGATGCGCAGAGACCTGCACGAACTGATCGCGTATGCTACGCAAAAAGGTCTGCGTTGTTCATTGACCCCAACCGCCACCGCCCTGCCGACAACCGCACGGCTTGAGAAAGTGCGCGATGCGGGCATTCGCCGTATTGCCCTTTCGCTTGATGCGCCGCGCCCCGAGATCCACGATGAGTTTCGGCAGGTCAAAGGTTCGTGGCAGCGCACGATGGATATTTTGCACCGTGCCCAGTCCATTGGGGTGAGCGTGCAGGTTAATACCACCGTTGCCAAACACAACGTGGACATTCTGGATGAAATGGTTCCGTTCTTGCAGGAAGTCGGCGCGGTGCAATGGTCGCTGTTCTTCCTTGTGCCGACGGGTCGTGCCCAAGTCAAAAATATGATCTCCGCCGAAGAACACGAACGTACCTTCAATTGGCTGTATGACCTTTCCAAGACTGCGCCATTTGACATTAAATCCACGGCTGCCCCGATGTATCGCCGTGTGGCAATCGAGCGTAAACGCGCAGAACAGGGCGGTGATAATCCCGTCACTTTTCAGGGCGCTGGCTTTCAATATGCAGATGGACTCAATCGCCCGACGCGCGGCGTCAATGACGGAAACGGTTTCCTGTTCATCTCCCACGTGGGTGATATTCAACCCTCTGGCTTCCTGCCGCTCACGGCAGGTAACGTCCGCACGGATGATGTGATCGATGTGTACCGCAACTCACAGCTATTCACCGACCTGCGCACTCCCGACAAGATCAAAGGACGCTGTGGAATCTGCGAGTACCGCGACGTGTGCGGCGGTCAGCGCGGACGCGCGTATGGTGTGACGGGCGATTATCTTGAATCCGACCCAGCCTGCGTATATATTCCACAAGGAGCGTAA
- the hemE gene encoding uroporphyrinogen decarboxylase, with protein sequence MEMNSRFLQACQRKPVDTTPVWFMRQAGRYMPEYRAIREKYSLLEICYQPELAAEVTLQPVRAFGVDAAILFADILLPAIPLGVGLEFAKGEGPVLQNPVRTMDDVRALKPVDAETDLGYVMEAIRILRRELTDTPLIGFCGAPFTVASYIIEGGSSREFLKTKTMMYSAPEVFHALMDKLADVFSDYLTAQIRAGAQAVQVFDSWVGALSPSDYETFVLPYSQKLLKAAQAMNVPVIHFGTNTTTLLPLMKRAGGDVIGLDWRIPLDDGWSLLGDDVAVQGNLDPIALFAPLPELKARVHDVLRRANGRPGHIFNLGHGILQHTPVDSVKAVVDMVHEFSSEKAEVG encoded by the coding sequence ATGGAAATGAACAGCCGTTTTCTACAAGCCTGTCAGCGCAAACCCGTTGACACGACACCTGTCTGGTTCATGCGTCAGGCGGGACGTTACATGCCCGAATACCGCGCCATTCGCGAGAAATATTCCCTGCTCGAAATTTGCTATCAACCCGAACTCGCCGCTGAAGTGACGCTTCAACCCGTCCGCGCTTTTGGGGTGGATGCGGCGATTCTCTTTGCCGATATTTTGCTGCCCGCTATTCCGCTCGGCGTCGGCTTGGAGTTTGCCAAGGGCGAAGGTCCCGTCTTGCAGAATCCTGTCCGCACGATGGACGATGTCAGAGCGTTGAAACCTGTCGATGCAGAAACAGACTTGGGCTACGTCATGGAGGCGATCCGCATCCTGCGCAGGGAACTCACGGATACTCCGCTCATCGGCTTTTGCGGCGCGCCGTTCACGGTTGCGTCCTACATCATCGAAGGCGGGTCGTCGCGTGAATTTCTCAAGACCAAAACGATGATGTATTCCGCGCCTGAAGTTTTTCATGCGTTGATGGATAAACTCGCAGATGTGTTCAGCGATTATCTGACGGCGCAAATCCGCGCGGGAGCGCAGGCAGTGCAAGTCTTTGACTCGTGGGTCGGCGCGCTCAGCCCATCGGATTACGAAACCTTCGTGCTGCCGTATTCGCAAAAGTTGCTCAAAGCCGCGCAGGCGATGAACGTGCCTGTCATCCATTTTGGGACGAACACGACGACGCTCCTGCCGTTGATGAAACGCGCGGGCGGTGATGTGATCGGACTCGACTGGCGCATCCCGCTTGACGACGGCTGGTCGTTGCTCGGAGACGATGTTGCCGTGCAAGGGAATCTTGACCCCATCGCGCTCTTCGCGCCTCTCCCTGAACTCAAAGCGCGCGTGCATGATGTATTACGTCGTGCAAACGGCAGACCTGGTCACATCTTCAATCTCGGACACGGCATCCTGCAACACACGCCCGTGGATAGTGTCAAAGCGGTTGTGGATATGGTGCATGAATTTTCTTCTGAGAAGGCGGAGGTCGGATGA
- the hemB gene encoding porphobilinogen synthase yields MTLIELENRQSSIVHRKLVRPRRLRTTPALRAMVRETELNAHDFIYPLFVRHGTGRTAISSMPGVYQLSVEEAVREAESAAKSGVSAVILFGIPKEKDPIGLENFAEDGIVQQAIRAIKKEIPEMVVVTDVCLCEYTNHGHCGILNTGEHFHTGLPEGYVLNDPTLDVLAKVAISHAQCGADMVAPSGMMDGMVASIREGLDGAGYESLPILSYAVKYASSFYGPFRDAAEGAPKFGDRKSHQMDPANVREALREAALDVEEGADMLMVKPALAYLDVIRMVKDAFPELPMAAYNVSGEYSMIKAAAANGWVDEAKVTLETLTSIKRAGADVIITYHAVDAAKWLK; encoded by the coding sequence ATGACTCTGATTGAACTTGAAAATCGTCAATCGTCAATCGTACATCGCAAATTGGTTCGTCCGCGCAGACTGCGCACCACACCCGCCCTCCGTGCGATGGTGCGAGAGACGGAACTTAACGCACACGATTTCATCTATCCCCTTTTTGTGCGGCATGGGACGGGACGAACTGCCATCAGTTCGATGCCTGGCGTGTATCAACTGTCAGTAGAGGAAGCGGTTCGGGAAGCTGAATCAGCCGCAAAGTCGGGTGTGAGCGCTGTCATCCTATTTGGAATTCCCAAAGAGAAGGATCCGATTGGGCTGGAGAATTTTGCGGAGGATGGAATTGTCCAGCAGGCTATTCGCGCCATTAAAAAAGAAATCCCTGAGATGGTTGTTGTCACCGATGTTTGTTTGTGTGAGTACACCAATCATGGGCATTGCGGCATTTTGAATACGGGCGAACATTTTCATACTGGTCTACCTGAGGGATACGTGCTGAACGACCCGACGCTGGATGTGCTGGCGAAGGTGGCGATCTCACACGCGCAATGCGGCGCGGACATGGTTGCGCCATCGGGCATGATGGATGGCATGGTCGCATCGATTCGTGAAGGATTGGATGGCGCCGGATATGAGAGCCTGCCGATCTTGTCGTATGCGGTGAAATACGCATCGTCATTTTATGGACCGTTCCGCGATGCGGCGGAAGGCGCGCCAAAGTTTGGTGACAGGAAATCTCACCAGATGGATCCAGCCAATGTGCGCGAAGCCTTGCGCGAAGCCGCCTTGGATGTGGAAGAAGGCGCGGACATGTTGATGGTGAAACCTGCATTGGCATATCTCGATGTCATTCGTATGGTGAAGGACGCCTTCCCTGAACTGCCGATGGCGGCATACAACGTCAGTGGCGAGTATTCGATGATCAAAGCCGCTGCCGCTAATGGCTGGGTGGACGAAGCGAAGGTCACACTCGAAACGCTCACATCCATCAAACGCGCAGGCGCGGATGTAATTATTACTTATCATGCCGTTGATGCGGCGAAATGGTTGAAATAA
- the hemH gene encoding ferrochelatase — MIGLLVMAYGGPDKLEDVEPYLLDVRGYRPTSQEIIHEVRERYREIGGRSPILEQTQAQADALESALNSNGNEFKVYVGMRHWHPFIKDALAEMQAQGIEKAVGVVMAPHYSRMSIGAYYQRLEEANSPIAISRIENWHLEAGYIHTLANRVRAALQRFPEEIRADIPVIFTAHSLPEKILEWNDPYPAQLRETVSAVMEKLGSQPHEFAFQSAAISTIPWLGPDAGEVIESLVAKGKKHILLCPIGFVCEHVEILYDIDIVYQNLARSLGIHLERIEMLNTAPEMIAGLADSIREKVKEAGWL; from the coding sequence ATGATCGGATTATTGGTAATGGCATATGGAGGTCCCGACAAACTGGAGGATGTCGAGCCATACCTCCTGGATGTCCGCGGCTATCGCCCCACTTCGCAGGAGATCATCCATGAAGTACGCGAACGCTACCGCGAGATCGGTGGACGCTCCCCCATTCTGGAGCAAACTCAGGCGCAGGCAGATGCGCTCGAATCTGCTTTGAATTCGAATGGGAATGAATTCAAAGTCTATGTGGGGATGCGTCACTGGCATCCCTTCATCAAGGATGCGCTGGCAGAGATGCAGGCACAGGGAATCGAAAAAGCGGTCGGCGTGGTGATGGCTCCGCATTATTCGCGCATGAGCATCGGCGCGTATTACCAGCGGCTCGAAGAAGCCAACTCGCCCATAGCCATATCCCGTATCGAGAATTGGCATTTGGAAGCGGGGTATATCCATACGCTTGCAAATCGTGTGCGTGCTGCGCTTCAACGCTTCCCCGAAGAAATCCGCGCGGACATTCCCGTCATTTTCACTGCGCACAGCCTGCCCGAGAAGATTCTGGAATGGAACGATCCATATCCCGCGCAATTGCGTGAAACCGTCTCGGCAGTGATGGAAAAACTCGGCTCCCAACCGCATGAGTTCGCATTCCAATCTGCCGCCATCTCCACCATTCCCTGGCTCGGACCCGATGCGGGTGAAGTGATTGAAAGCCTTGTGGCGAAAGGTAAAAAGCATATTCTGCTTTGTCCCATTGGGTTCGTCTGCGAACACGTTGAAATTCTGTACGACATTGACATTGTCTATCAAAATCTTGCCAGGTCGCTTGGCATTCATCTCGAACGCATCGAAATGCTCAACACGGCACCCGAAATGATCGCAGGGCTGGCTGACTCAATTCGTGAGAAGGTAAAAGAAGCAGGTTGGTTATGA
- a CDS encoding DUF4491 family protein, with amino-acid sequence MNWIGLLAAATAFLSIWIGHVAVRKIEASSRTIWVPTVTAIALGISLEYLSLIVDNLLLKTAFGITGITLLWDALEFTRQQNRVKHGHASANPNNPRHARILKEHPSATTVDLLDREPTGSQITGQRTP; translated from the coding sequence ATGAATTGGATTGGTCTCCTCGCTGCCGCCACCGCTTTTCTGAGCATTTGGATCGGTCATGTGGCTGTCCGTAAGATCGAAGCTTCCTCACGGACGATTTGGGTTCCAACGGTGACGGCGATTGCTCTTGGTATTTCGCTGGAATATCTCTCATTGATCGTGGACAACCTGTTGTTGAAGACTGCCTTCGGCATCACAGGTATCACTCTTCTGTGGGATGCGCTTGAATTCACACGGCAGCAAAACCGCGTCAAACATGGACATGCCTCCGCCAATCCGAACAACCCGCGCCATGCCCGAATTCTCAAAGAACATCCCTCAGCCACGACGGTTGACCTGCTCGATCGCGAACCAACGGGCTCACAGATCACTGGACAGCGAACACCATGA
- a CDS encoding chlorite dismutase family protein: MTTDTTEQLQRTFNHYSLFSFKDAYWSLTADERANFHKNWLAALRASAQKVDLFQGTEHDVDLIVWSALTVKDNQDAATFFEKFAKALAPYRHLIEQRDSLWGFTRPSQYSKARSKQEIDPFSDEHKPYLIIYPFSKTTEWYLMSREARQGMMNEHIRIGKQYEDISQLLLYSFGLQNQEFVVVYETDDLTRFSDLVNELRDTEARRYTLRDTPLHTAIYHPAEETLALWK, from the coding sequence ATGACCACGGACACCACCGAACAACTTCAACGCACGTTCAACCATTACTCATTATTTTCCTTCAAGGATGCTTATTGGTCGCTGACTGCAGACGAACGTGCGAACTTCCACAAGAACTGGCTGGCTGCCTTGCGCGCGTCCGCCCAAAAAGTGGACCTGTTTCAAGGCACCGAACATGACGTAGACCTGATTGTCTGGTCTGCCTTAACCGTAAAGGACAATCAAGATGCCGCCACCTTTTTTGAAAAATTTGCAAAGGCTTTGGCTCCCTATCGCCATCTGATTGAACAAAGAGACTCCCTTTGGGGCTTTACGCGCCCATCGCAATATTCAAAGGCGCGCTCCAAACAGGAGATCGATCCGTTCTCTGATGAGCACAAGCCGTACTTGATTATTTATCCGTTCTCCAAAACGACCGAATGGTACTTGATGAGCCGCGAGGCGCGCCAGGGCATGATGAACGAACACATCCGCATCGGAAAGCAATACGAAGACATCAGCCAGTTGCTGCTTTATTCCTTTGGTTTGCAGAATCAGGAATTTGTCGTGGTCTATGAAACCGATGACCTGACCCGCTTCTCCGACCTGGTCAACGAATTGCGCGACACCGAAGCGCGCCGCTACACGTTACGCGACACTCCCTTGCACACCGCTATCTATCACCCCGCCGAAGAGACTCTTGCCTTATGGAAATGA
- the hemC gene encoding hydroxymethylbilane synthase: protein MKLIFATRPSKLARWQTQWVINALQNIHPNLVCEEKVITTQGDKILDKPLPEIGGKGVFTQELESELLNGNVHCAVHSLKDLPVENPAGLTVGCIPVRAEVRDALISRDDYTLATLPTNASIGTSSLRRAAQILSLRPDIKTVSLRGNVDTRLRKALDGQYDAIILAGAGLTRLSLDSHVTEWLSLDVMLPAPGQGALAVQCRADDTTTLELLSILEDVSSRKAVAAERAFLSGLGGGCAVPVAAYAVTSEQPALSEVEGSSVISLVGLVISEDGKKVVKVTGEGSDALELGNELAQKAIQQGANEILKLITAH, encoded by the coding sequence ATGAAGCTCATTTTTGCCACCCGCCCTTCAAAACTCGCCCGCTGGCAAACCCAATGGGTGATCAACGCCCTGCAAAATATTCATCCCAATCTTGTATGTGAAGAAAAGGTCATCACCACGCAGGGTGACAAAATTCTCGACAAGCCGTTGCCCGAAATCGGCGGCAAGGGAGTCTTTACGCAGGAACTCGAATCTGAACTCCTCAATGGCAATGTCCACTGCGCAGTTCATTCGCTCAAGGATCTGCCCGTTGAAAATCCTGCTGGATTAACCGTTGGATGTATCCCCGTCCGCGCGGAAGTGCGTGACGCGCTGATCTCACGCGATGATTACACCCTTGCGACTCTTCCAACAAACGCTTCCATCGGGACCTCGAGCCTGCGCCGCGCCGCCCAGATCCTTTCCCTCCGCCCAGACATTAAGACCGTGTCCCTGCGCGGCAACGTGGATACCCGCCTGCGCAAAGCCCTGGACGGTCAATACGATGCCATCATCCTTGCGGGCGCAGGGTTGACCCGCCTCAGTTTGGACTCACACGTGACCGAATGGCTCTCGCTGGATGTGATGCTCCCTGCACCTGGACAGGGCGCGCTCGCAGTCCAATGCCGTGCAGACGATACAACTACGCTTGAACTGCTCTCCATACTTGAAGACGTGTCCTCGCGAAAAGCGGTCGCGGCTGAACGTGCCTTCCTCAGCGGACTTGGCGGCGGATGTGCCGTGCCTGTGGCGGCTTACGCAGTGACCAGTGAACAGCCTGCCCTGAGCGAAGTCGAAGGGTCATCAGTCATCAGTCTTGTGGGGTTGGTGATTTCGGAAGATGGGAAGAAGGTTGTCAAAGTCACAGGCGAAGGAAGCGACGCGCTTGAACTTGGAAACGAACTCGCGCAAAAAGCGATTCAACAAGGCGCAAACGAAATCCTAAAACTGATCACTGCCCACTGA
- a CDS encoding DUF4491 family protein codes for MNTFGLIIGMATLLIIGLGFPLVIRGERYLGYLWWPYMMGLGFLIVFASLFISSDWLSVVVGVLGATFVWGSTELKEQAVRAELGWFPFNANKIKPPFEEIIRKWKAPHL; via the coding sequence ATGAACACTTTTGGATTGATCATTGGTATGGCGACCCTGCTTATCATCGGACTGGGGTTTCCGCTTGTCATCCGCGGTGAACGATACTTGGGCTACCTATGGTGGCCCTACATGATGGGTCTGGGTTTCCTGATCGTGTTTGCATCCCTCTTCATTTCATCGGATTGGTTGTCTGTTGTCGTTGGCGTACTGGGCGCAACCTTCGTCTGGGGCTCGACCGAACTCAAGGAACAAGCCGTCCGCGCGGAGTTGGGCTGGTTTCCTTTCAACGCAAACAAAATCAAACCGCCCTTTGAAGAAATCATCAGGAAATGGAAGGCTCCTCATCTATGA